Part of the Sphingorhabdus pulchriflava genome is shown below.
GCTTTTGGCGCTTCTCCAGTCGGCGTTTGCCGCACTTCCGGAAAACGAGCTCCCCATCGATCACTCCGAGCGCATTCCGCTTTCCTATCGCTCTCCTAGCGCGCCATTGAGAACAGACAGCGAACGATATCGCTGCCCACCCTCTCGATGGAGAATGCATCAATGACCACAATGTCCCTCAAACCCCGCCTCGGCAAAATGACGGGCCTGGCGCTGCCGATTGCGGTCGCAGCCCTTGCGGCAACGGCGGCTTATGCCGGTGCCGACACGACCTTCACTCCGGCGCTCACCAAGTTCACCGACTTTCTCGAAGGTTCGGGCGGCAAGATCATCACCGTGCTGAGCCTTGCAGGCGGCCTCATCGGTCTTGCCTCGGGTCGCTTCACGCTGAGCCAGATCGCTGTGCCCGTTGCCGTCGGCATTGGTGTTGGCACCGGTGTGCCGATCGTCACCTCGACCATCACCGCGGTCATCTGAGCGGTACGCGAAAGGAGGGTGGCGTCATGACGGACAGATATCTTGTTCCCAAGCGGCTCGATGATCCGGAGCTTATCGGCTTCTGGACGCTCGACGAGTTTGCCGGGATCATCATCCCCTTCACCTGGGGAATCCTCAGCCAGCATATCTTCATCGGCATTATCGTGTCAGCCGGAGCCTGGTTCACCTTGCGGAAGGCAAAAGCAGGGCGTGCCAGTTCATGGGTACTCCATGCCGCTTATTGGTATCTGCCTTCGGGGTTTACCGGTCTTGTCGCAACGCCGCCCTCCCATTGCCGGCTTCTGGCCGGGTGAGGGAACTATCATGCTGACCCATATTTCGCACGAGCGCAGCCAGTCGCTCCTTCGCCAGAGAAACCTGCTTGCGCTGACGAGCGTCGCGCTGGGCTTGGCACTGGTTGTCACCGGCGGCCTGGCCGCCACCCGCGACCGTGAGGTCATATTGGTGCCGACGGTTTCCAAGCCCTTGAGCATATCCAAGACCGGGGTGAGCGCCGACTATCTAGAACTGGTGACGCGCGATGCATCACTGATGCTGCTCAACCGCAGCCCCGAAGGGCTCGACTATTGGATGACGCAGATATTGGAGCTCGCCTCTCCTGCCCATCATGGCAGGTTGAAGGCCGAATTGCTGCGGATCGTCGAGGAGCAGCGCGGCTCGGACGTCACCCAAGCCTTTGTCATCAAGGGGCTCTCGGTCAATCCGCATAAATTGACCTCGGAAGTGCACGGCAACCTCAAAACCTTTGTTGGAGCACAGGTTATTGCAAGCGACGAGCGCCGCTTCCGTTTCGACTGGAGCTACCAGGGCCTGCGCCTCGGGCTCGCAGGCTTCACCCAGATCAACACCGAAAACAATCCAGAGGAGAACATAGATGCGGAATAAAGCCGCCATTTGCACCTTCATGGCCACAGCCAGCCTGCTGCCCAGTCCAGCATTTGCTGACCAGTATAAGCAGGCCGCCGACAATGCGCGCATCGAATGCGTTGTGTCGAAGCAGGAGCTTAGCCGCATCGCGCTCGTCGGCGACCAGTTTGCGAGTGTTTCCAAAATCTCGAGCGGCACGCCCTATAATGATTTTGCAGTGACCAACGAGCCGGTGCGCGGCGACATCTATATCTCGGTTCCCGTAACTTATGCAGCGGGCTCAATCAGCTTCTTTGCCACGACCAAAAAGGGCTTCGTCTACAAATTTGCCTGCAAGGCAGAGATGATCGAAGCCCAGCAGCTGTTCATCAGCAACCCGGCGCTCGCCAAAAGCGATGCCGCCAATTGGGAAAATCAGACGCGGCCCGACCAAAGCGCAGTGCGTCTGATCCAGGCGATGGCGACCGACAAGACCATCGACGGTTTCGAAATCCGCCAGTCGGCGAGCCCTGCGGCCCGCGTCGGCAATCTCGAAATCCAGCTGATCGCTGAATATCGCGGAGCGTCACTTCTTGGAAAAGTCCTGCGCCTCACCAATCGCGGCAAAAAGCCGCTGCCGCTCGCCGAACGCGATCTCGCGCCCAAGGACACACTCGCGATCAGCATTGGTGAGCCGAGCCTTGCGCCAGGTGCGAGCACTACGGCGCTGATCGTCGGAGCCAACGGAGACTATGATCATGACTGAAACTGGCACCGCAACACCAAATGCCGACAAGCCGCCTTTGTCGCTGGCGACGCTCAATGCCCGGACGGCCAAACGCCAGCAATTGCTTCTGGCAAGCGTCGGAGCCCTTCTGCTTGCTGGTGGAAGCTGGTTCATCTTGGGATCGGATGATGAAGCTGCCGACAGCAACACGGCCTCCGCGCAGGAAATCGACACGACAGGGCTGGTCAATCGCAACCTGTCACAAAAGGAATTTGTCGCGAGCTATGGCAACCGGCTCGATGCGATTGCGCGCGAGCAAAAGGCACTCAAAGAAGCAGCACTCCCCCGTGCTGATATTGAAGCACAGATGGCAGCGTTGAAGGCTGAAAATCAGGCAATGCGCATCGACGGACAAGCAGCGATCGATGCGGTGTCGGCCGAAAATGCGCAATTGAAAGGCCAACTCGCCGCACAAGCGGCAGCGCCCCCTCCCCCGCCGGTCCCTGCTTACGGACCGCAGGCAGGTGGATATGATGCCCGCGGGCGCGGTGGCAGTGGCACGGGTGCTGGCGGCCAATCCTTGGCCGGACCCGATGCTGGCATGTTGCCGCCGGGCGAGGTCAAGCTTTTGAGCTTCGGCAGTGACAAGGCAGCAGGCGGTCCCAAAGCCGCGCGGCCCGATCTGCCTCCACTTCTTGTTGAAGATTCCCCCGACTATCTGCCGCCCAACAGCTATGCGCCTGCAACGGTGATCGTTGGTGTCGATGCCTCGGCGGGTGTCTCGAGCCAGACCGATCCGTTGCCGGTGGTCTTGAGGATTACAGGTCCTGCCCGTTCGGTCGTGCAAAATGGCAGGGTGCTGACGACAAGGCTCACCGGCTGTGTAGTCAATGGCTCGGCGCGCGGCGATCTCTCTTCGGAAAAGGTCTATGTTAAACTTGCGAAAATGACCTGTGATCAGCCTGGAGGCCGGGTCGCAGTCTCAGAGGTCAAGGGCTTTATCAGCTTTGCCGGTAAATCGGGTGTGCGCGGCCGTGTCGTCAGCCGCGAAGGCAGCCTGGTTTCCCAAGCGCTGCTCGCCGGGATCATCGGCGGGTTCGGGCGCGGCTTTTCGGCCAATGCCAACAGCGTCTTCACAGGCACCACCACCGACAGCGACGGCAACCGCTCAAAGCTGTCCCCCGGCGACATTTTGGGTGGCGGGCTAGGCCAGGGTGCAGGCGATGCCGCCGATACGGTGAGCAAATATCTCATCGAGCGCGCCGAACAATATCAACCCGTCGTCGAAATGCCCACCGGCATCACCGTCGACATCGTCTTTCTCGACGGCGTTTATGTGAGGAACAGCCAATGAGCCAACCAACCAAAACATCCCGCTTCTGGCTGAAGGCAGGCGGGCTCGGTCTTGCGCTTGTCGCGCTGTCCGCCGCCACGGGCTGGAGTGTCGCACACTATGGCAGTGCTGCAATCACCGCGCCCGATATCGCCAAGGTACGCGAGGCATTGAAGCTGCGGCTTCCCAAGACACCGATTGACGCGATTGATTGCAAAGGCCTAGCAGGGCTGTGCGAAGTCGCCTCCAAAACCACGCTATTCTATGTCGATACCAAGGCCAAATATCTGGTGATCGGCCGCGTCTACGACATGGAAGCGCGGCAGGATCTGACCGCCGCGCGGCTGCTTGCGCTCAATCCCGACCTGCTGGCGGCAGGGGCTGCGCGCCGCACCGATGGCGAAAATGCTGGCCTGCCCCAACAGCCCACGGTGCCCAAGAAGGTACCGCTTACCGGGCTCGATCCCAAAGGTGCGATACATTGGGGGCCTGCAAACGGGCCCAAGGCAATCGTCTTTTCGGATTTCAACTGCAGCTATTGCAAGAAGCTCGAAAGCGAGCTCATCGCAATCGGCGCGCGTGTTGAAGAGCGCCCGATCTCGATCCTAGCCAAAGAAAGCCGTAGAATCGCAGAAGCTGTGATCTGTGCTGACAATCCGTCAGCAGCACTGCGCAAAGCCTATGCCGGTGAAACGCTCGGTCCTTCCAAAGCCTGCGACACCAAAGGGCTCGATACCAATGAAGGCTTTGCCAAGGCGCATGGCTTTGGCGGCACACCGGTCATTGTGCGGCCTTCCGATGGCGCAGTGCTCGAAGGCTACCGCGCGGGACCCGAACTCAAAGCCTTTCTCGCAAACTCACCCACCAAATCCAAAGGATGATCGCGATGCGTAGCCTTTCTCTTATGCTCCTTTCTGCCCCGCTTCTCTTTACAACCAGCGGCTGTGCCACCTTTGCGACCAATATCGCAGGCGACTTTGAATGCCGTGCCAAGGGCAAAAGCACATCTGCAGACTGCTTGCCTGCAAGCCGGATCGACGCCGATGCAACCGCGATGCTCGCAAAGGGCTATCCCCGAACGCACCCCACGCCGCGCGCTGGCGTAGCGGGCGGCGATACCGGACGCAGCCGCGAACGCACGATACGGATCGTCTTTCCCGCCCATGTCGATGACACCGGCATCCTTCACGAGGAATCTGTCGCCTGGGCGATCGCGGAACAGCCCGATTGGACCGCACGGCTGCGACGGAAATCGGACAATGGTGCAAGCGGTTTTGTCCGTTCGGTCGCGCGCGCAATGAAGGCAGCGCAGCAGCGGCCCGAAACAGCGTCGCCGCATACCGAAGATGGCACAGCCGAAACCGCCGATAACCCAATTTCCGATGATCCCTTTGTCATAGCCTCGCCGCTGGCTCTCCCCTCCACGGCGCGCGAGGCTGTTGCCGGTGCCTCTGCACCGGCGGTCGAGGGGTTCGACATGTCAGCCCCCCTCCCGCATGTTCGGACCCCTCGACACCCTGAAACACAAGACGCGCCCGTCTTTCCGAGTGCCGAGGCCATAGACGCCGCCAAGACGCCGAAGGAGCCCGAATAATGACAATGGGCTTCACTTCGCTAAAATCGCGGATTTTGGAAGGTCTTTTGGGTGACGCCGAAGAGGTTGAGCCGCCACGCGGCGGCTTGCTTCTCGAAATGCTCTCCGACTGGCTGCCTTACCGCGTCTTCGATGCGCGCAGCCGACTCTATCTCAACGCGCGCTCGAAGGGCTTTGTTCTCGGCGTCACACCGCTGATCGGTGCCGATGAGCGGACCGCCGAGATATTGGGGCAGTTTTTCTCCGAAGGCCTGCCGCCAGGAGCCTGTCTGCAGATATTGCACCATGCGAGCCCCCGGATCAGCCGCATCGTCGCTCCCTGGTTTGCACCGCGTTATGCGCAAGGCGGCGTCTATGAAGCGATCGCGCGGCACCGCGCCAACCGGATGTATGACCTTGTCTGGAATTCGGGATCCAGGGACGCGCCCTTCCATACGCGCCACCATCAGCTGTTCCTCTCCTTGGGCGTTCCTTCACAAGCGGATATCAGCAACGAAGAACTGGTCCAGTGTCGTGAAGGGCTGATGGCGATGCTGCGCTCGTTGAACCTGGGCGTCCAGGAAATTGAACCGCAGGCCTTGATCGCGCTGATCGATGATCTGACTTCGCCGACGACAGCACCACAGGACGATGCCTGCCCCTATAATCCGCTCGACCCGATTGCAGCGCAAGCCTTGCGCCGCGATATCGAGCTTCTGGTCGAAGAAGACCGGATGCTGCTCAGGACCGAGCGTTTCCGTGCGACCGGCGAGGAGAATGAGGGCGTCCCCGAAATCGGCACCGTCTATCCTGATTGCTTCGATATCCGCCATTATGGCGTGCGCAACATGCCGCTACGCTGGGCACCTTGGGAATGTTCGCGGCTGATAGGCGATCTTTTCACCGACAAGCTCCGCTTCCCCTGCCCGACCGCGACCATGCTCTGCCTCATTTACCCTTCGCAGGAAGCAGCGGCGGCCCGGGCGGGGTACAAGTTCATGAGGACGACAAGCCTTGCCGGAACCAAAAGCGCTCGTTTCTTGCCCAAGATCGCCGAGCAGTCTGCCGAATGGCAGCATGTACAGGCCGAGCTGCAGGAAGGCCGCAAGCTCGCCAAGGTGTTTTACGGGGTCACCGCTTATTCGCCGCTCGGCGATGGTGACCGCAACGAACGCGCGATCAAGTCGATCTACAAGGCCGCAGGCTGGGACCTCATCGACGAGCGCTTCCTGCAAATTCAAGGGTTGCTCGCCGCAATGCCCCTGACGCTCGCCGACGGGCTCGCCAAGGACATGGAAAGGTTGAAACGCATGAAGACCTTGTTGTCGACGACGGCCGCCAATATCGCACCGATGCAGGGCGAATATCTGGGTGGGCCACTCCCCCATCTGCTGTTTGTCGGACGGCGCGGCCAACCCTTTTTTTGGTCGCCCTTCGAAAATGAGGCGGGCAACCACAATATCGCGATCTGCGGCAAATCGGGTTCGGGCAAATCGGTGCTCCTTCAGGAAATGTGCGCAGCACTCCGAGGCGCAGGCGCACAGGTTGTGGTCATCGACGATGGCCGCAGCTTTGAACATTCGGTCAAACTGCAGGGCGGCCGCTTTGTCGAGTTCACGCTTGCGTCGGGTTTCTGTCTCAACCCCTTTTCGATGATCGATGCGGAGCGTGCCGAACAAAATGAAGATTATCGTCTCGACTGTTTCGGGATGGTGAAAGCCATTATTGGCCAGATGGCGCGGCACAGCGAGACTTTGAGCGATGCCGAACGCGGCTTTGTCGATTCCGCTGTCATGAAGGTCTGGAGCGAGGGAGGCACCAAGGGCTCGATCGACGGCATTGCCCGCGCGCTCGTCGCCACCGCCAACCCGATTGCGGAAAATCTCGCGGTCTCGATTGCGCCTTATATGGCGGGTGGCAGCTATGGTGCCTTCTTTACAGGCCAGGCGAGCATCGACTTGGATGCTGATTTCACCGTCTTCGAGATGTCCGACCTTGCCACCCGCGAGGATCTGCGCAGCGTCGTCCTGTCGGCGATCATGTTCATGACCAGCCAGGCAATGACGCGGAGCCCGCGCTCGGTGCGCAAATTGCTCCTGATCGACGAAGCCTGGAGCATGCTCAAGGGCGGCTCGATGGGCGAATTTGTCGAAACCTATGCCCGCACCTGCCGCAAATATGGCGGTGCGCTCGCAACCGCTACCCAGTCGCTCAATGACTATTACAAATCCGATGGCGCTACCGCCGCGCTCGAAAATAGCGACTGGATGCTCATCCTGCAGCAAAAGCCCGAGACGATCGCCGATTTCAAGCGCGCAAGCCGGCTTGATATGGATGACCGCACCGAAACGCTCATTCGGAGCCTCAAACGCTCGGGCGCTGACTATAGCGAGGTCTTCATCAAGGGCCCCGAGGTAGAAAGCATCGGGCGTCTGGTGCTCGATGATTATTCAGCGACGCTCTTTTCAAGCTCGCCCGACACCTTCGCCAAAATCGACGCCGAACTGGCGCGCGGCATGCAGCTCGCTGACGCCATCGAGCGCATCGCCTTTCCACAAACATTCTAAAGACTAACTTCCAAGGAACTGAATATATGACATTTGATTTTACCACACCGATGGACCGGGCTGCAGAAGCGAGTAAGCAAAGCCGACAAGCGCCACTCTTCCCATGGCGGCGTTTCCTCGGCGACGGCTGCTATATCTTTCTGCGCAGCAGCGCCTTTGCGGTCACCACCTTTCTGATGACATTGGGACTGCCGCTCTTCTTCTTCCTTCTCATTTCGGGCTGGAACATGGACCTGCTGTTCCTCCAGCTCGACAATATTACAAACCGCTATCTAGGCGCCGACAGCGCGCGCCAGCTTGCCTTTTCGGGTGAACTCCAGGGCGGCTTCTTCCTGTTCGTGTTGCTGATCGCGATCTGGCGCACCCCGCGCTTTGTCGCCGACCTGATGCGCACACTCGACGAAGGCAAAAAATGATGGAGAACAT
Proteins encoded:
- the traL gene encoding type IV conjugative transfer system protein TraL; this translates as MTDRYLVPKRLDDPELIGFWTLDEFAGIIIPFTWGILSQHIFIGIIVSAGAWFTLRKAKAGRASSWVLHAAYWYLPSGFTGLVATPPSHCRLLAG
- a CDS encoding type IV conjugative transfer system protein TraE, with product MLTHISHERSQSLLRQRNLLALTSVALGLALVVTGGLAATRDREVILVPTVSKPLSISKTGVSADYLELVTRDASLMLLNRSPEGLDYWMTQILELASPAHHGRLKAELLRIVEEQRGSDVTQAFVIKGLSVNPHKLTSEVHGNLKTFVGAQVIASDERRFRFDWSYQGLRLGLAGFTQINTENNPEENIDAE
- a CDS encoding type-F conjugative transfer system secretin TraK, encoding MRNKAAICTFMATASLLPSPAFADQYKQAADNARIECVVSKQELSRIALVGDQFASVSKISSGTPYNDFAVTNEPVRGDIYISVPVTYAAGSISFFATTKKGFVYKFACKAEMIEAQQLFISNPALAKSDAANWENQTRPDQSAVRLIQAMATDKTIDGFEIRQSASPAARVGNLEIQLIAEYRGASLLGKVLRLTNRGKKPLPLAERDLAPKDTLAISIGEPSLAPGASTTALIVGANGDYDHD
- a CDS encoding TrbI/VirB10 family protein, which produces MTETGTATPNADKPPLSLATLNARTAKRQQLLLASVGALLLAGGSWFILGSDDEAADSNTASAQEIDTTGLVNRNLSQKEFVASYGNRLDAIAREQKALKEAALPRADIEAQMAALKAENQAMRIDGQAAIDAVSAENAQLKGQLAAQAAAPPPPPVPAYGPQAGGYDARGRGGSGTGAGGQSLAGPDAGMLPPGEVKLLSFGSDKAAGGPKAARPDLPPLLVEDSPDYLPPNSYAPATVIVGVDASAGVSSQTDPLPVVLRITGPARSVVQNGRVLTTRLTGCVVNGSARGDLSSEKVYVKLAKMTCDQPGGRVAVSEVKGFISFAGKSGVRGRVVSREGSLVSQALLAGIIGGFGRGFSANANSVFTGTTTDSDGNRSKLSPGDILGGGLGQGAGDAADTVSKYLIERAEQYQPVVEMPTGITVDIVFLDGVYVRNSQ
- a CDS encoding DsbC family protein, which gives rise to MSQPTKTSRFWLKAGGLGLALVALSAATGWSVAHYGSAAITAPDIAKVREALKLRLPKTPIDAIDCKGLAGLCEVASKTTLFYVDTKAKYLVIGRVYDMEARQDLTAARLLALNPDLLAAGAARRTDGENAGLPQQPTVPKKVPLTGLDPKGAIHWGPANGPKAIVFSDFNCSYCKKLESELIAIGARVEERPISILAKESRRIAEAVICADNPSAALRKAYAGETLGPSKACDTKGLDTNEGFAKAHGFGGTPVIVRPSDGAVLEGYRAGPELKAFLANSPTKSKG
- a CDS encoding conjugal transfer protein TraV; amino-acid sequence: MRSLSLMLLSAPLLFTTSGCATFATNIAGDFECRAKGKSTSADCLPASRIDADATAMLAKGYPRTHPTPRAGVAGGDTGRSRERTIRIVFPAHVDDTGILHEESVAWAIAEQPDWTARLRRKSDNGASGFVRSVARAMKAAQQRPETASPHTEDGTAETADNPISDDPFVIASPLALPSTAREAVAGASAPAVEGFDMSAPLPHVRTPRHPETQDAPVFPSAEAIDAAKTPKEPE
- the traC gene encoding type IV secretion system protein TraC — translated: MTMGFTSLKSRILEGLLGDAEEVEPPRGGLLLEMLSDWLPYRVFDARSRLYLNARSKGFVLGVTPLIGADERTAEILGQFFSEGLPPGACLQILHHASPRISRIVAPWFAPRYAQGGVYEAIARHRANRMYDLVWNSGSRDAPFHTRHHQLFLSLGVPSQADISNEELVQCREGLMAMLRSLNLGVQEIEPQALIALIDDLTSPTTAPQDDACPYNPLDPIAAQALRRDIELLVEEDRMLLRTERFRATGEENEGVPEIGTVYPDCFDIRHYGVRNMPLRWAPWECSRLIGDLFTDKLRFPCPTATMLCLIYPSQEAAAARAGYKFMRTTSLAGTKSARFLPKIAEQSAEWQHVQAELQEGRKLAKVFYGVTAYSPLGDGDRNERAIKSIYKAAGWDLIDERFLQIQGLLAAMPLTLADGLAKDMERLKRMKTLLSTTAANIAPMQGEYLGGPLPHLLFVGRRGQPFFWSPFENEAGNHNIAICGKSGSGKSVLLQEMCAALRGAGAQVVVIDDGRSFEHSVKLQGGRFVEFTLASGFCLNPFSMIDAERAEQNEDYRLDCFGMVKAIIGQMARHSETLSDAERGFVDSAVMKVWSEGGTKGSIDGIARALVATANPIAENLAVSIAPYMAGGSYGAFFTGQASIDLDADFTVFEMSDLATREDLRSVVLSAIMFMTSQAMTRSPRSVRKLLLIDEAWSMLKGGSMGEFVETYARTCRKYGGALATATQSLNDYYKSDGATAALENSDWMLILQQKPETIADFKRASRLDMDDRTETLIRSLKRSGADYSEVFIKGPEVESIGRLVLDDYSATLFSSSPDTFAKIDAELARGMQLADAIERIAFPQTF